One genomic region from Amycolatopsis sp. FBCC-B4732 encodes:
- a CDS encoding GtrA family protein, with amino-acid sequence MTVVETVLKRTPEPLRSVLIKHRELLKFAIVGGTTFLVDNGVWYVLKLTVLEPKPTTAKAIAIIVATIVSYILNREWSFRTRGGRERHHEAALFFVISGIAVVVNLIPLYVSRYVLHLEMPHVTRLVQEVADFASGSIIGMLLAMFFRFWGFKKWVFPDELGERRRDSDTVTRLR; translated from the coding sequence GTGACCGTTGTGGAAACCGTGCTCAAGCGCACGCCGGAACCACTGCGTTCGGTGCTGATCAAGCACCGGGAGCTGCTGAAGTTCGCGATCGTGGGCGGCACGACGTTCCTGGTCGACAACGGGGTCTGGTACGTCCTCAAGCTGACGGTGCTGGAGCCGAAACCGACCACGGCGAAGGCGATCGCGATCATCGTGGCGACGATCGTGTCGTACATCCTCAACCGCGAGTGGTCCTTCCGCACCCGCGGCGGCCGCGAACGCCACCACGAAGCAGCGCTGTTCTTCGTGATCAGCGGGATCGCGGTCGTGGTGAACCTGATCCCGCTGTACGTGTCGAGGTACGTGCTCCACCTGGAGATGCCGCACGTGACGCGGCTGGTGCAGGAGGTCGCGGACTTCGCGAGCGGGTCGATCATCGGCATGTTGCTCGCGATGTTCTTCCGGTTCTGGGGCTTCAAGAAGTGGGTGTTCCCGGACGAGCTGGGCGAGCGGCGCCGGGACAGCGACACGGTGACTCGGCTGCGCTGA
- a CDS encoding ATP-binding protein, with protein MRRRILLAILLAVAVTAAVLGIPLGIVASWQIESSYRETLAENARAAAAILDTEIANGQEIDLDQVRAAVPVNGLLTVRASGQIEKRYGSDPGRDTVTETADLARDGKVEIAVPAGPMHERQTTVTLVVVLLVLLSIGTGAVVAIATARRLAKPLRHVAERAARLGGGDFRPDPSRYGVGELDMVAEALDASGTALAQLVQRERQLVGDVSHQLRSRLTALQLRLEPLTVHPDEEVADESKAAQEQADRLAEALDELLAAARAAREVGAEPVDLPTQLPEMAQEWRELLRSEGRNLRMRVAEGLMARATPGRLREVIGVLLDNALRHGSGTVTLAARRGDAEGTVVIEVSDTGPGVPDELAPHIFERGFSGGGSTGVGLALARALVEADGGRLELSHRRPAVFSLFLKVPRPSDVPEVRWPAERVPR; from the coding sequence GTGCGCCGCCGCATCCTGCTGGCCATCCTGCTCGCGGTCGCCGTCACCGCGGCGGTCCTCGGCATCCCGCTGGGCATCGTGGCGAGCTGGCAGATCGAGTCGAGCTACCGCGAGACCCTCGCCGAGAACGCGCGTGCGGCCGCGGCGATCCTCGACACCGAGATCGCCAACGGCCAGGAGATCGACCTCGACCAGGTGCGCGCCGCGGTCCCGGTGAACGGGCTGCTCACCGTCCGGGCCAGCGGCCAGATCGAGAAGCGCTACGGCAGCGACCCGGGCCGCGACACGGTCACCGAGACGGCCGACCTCGCCCGCGACGGCAAGGTCGAGATCGCCGTCCCCGCCGGGCCGATGCACGAGCGGCAGACGACGGTGACGCTCGTCGTCGTCCTGCTGGTGCTGCTGTCGATCGGGACCGGCGCGGTGGTGGCGATCGCGACGGCGCGGCGGCTGGCGAAGCCGCTTCGGCACGTCGCCGAACGCGCGGCCCGCCTCGGCGGCGGCGACTTCCGGCCCGACCCGAGCCGCTACGGCGTCGGCGAGCTCGACATGGTCGCCGAGGCGCTGGACGCGTCCGGCACCGCGCTCGCCCAGCTCGTGCAGCGCGAACGCCAGCTCGTCGGCGACGTCTCGCACCAGCTGCGCAGCCGCCTGACGGCGTTGCAGCTGCGGCTGGAACCGCTCACCGTGCACCCGGACGAAGAGGTGGCCGACGAGTCGAAGGCCGCCCAGGAACAGGCCGACCGGCTCGCGGAGGCACTGGACGAGCTGCTGGCGGCGGCGCGCGCGGCCCGCGAGGTCGGCGCGGAACCGGTGGACCTGCCCACGCAGCTGCCGGAAATGGCCCAGGAGTGGCGAGAGCTGCTTCGCTCGGAGGGCCGCAACCTGCGGATGCGCGTGGCCGAGGGCCTGATGGCGCGAGCCACGCCCGGCCGGCTCCGCGAGGTCATCGGGGTGCTGCTCGACAACGCGCTGCGCCACGGTTCGGGAACGGTGACGCTGGCCGCCCGCCGCGGCGACGCCGAGGGCACGGTGGTCATCGAGGTGAGCGATACGGGCCCCGGCGTGCCGGACGAACTCGCCCCGCACATCTTCGAACGCGGCTTCTCCGGCGGCGGCTCCACGGGCGTCGGCCTGGCACTGGCCCGCGCCCTGGTCGAGGCCGACGGCGGGCGGCTGGAGCTGTCCCACCGCCGCCCGGCCGTTTTCAGCCTCTTCCTCAAGGTGCCGCGGCCCAGCGACGTCCCGGAAGTCCGGTGGCCCGCCGAACGAGTCCCGCGCTAG
- a CDS encoding GNAT family N-acetyltransferase, whose translation MPELIPPDVRWHAAWRDAHAEWGPGAHEDGFGLQAADRVGTAAGFAAWLARLNTEPCTYRWIVEGERVLGGIALRHGFGEFVRQFGHVGYGIRPSARGRGLASWALGRILGEARTLGMSRVLLVCAADNVASARTIERNGGVLEASPDRRVRRYWIENSLSSDM comes from the coding sequence TTGCCCGAGCTGATCCCGCCCGACGTCCGGTGGCACGCCGCCTGGCGGGACGCGCACGCCGAGTGGGGCCCGGGTGCGCACGAAGACGGCTTCGGCCTTCAGGCGGCCGACCGGGTCGGCACCGCCGCGGGCTTCGCGGCCTGGCTGGCGCGGCTGAACACCGAGCCCTGCACCTACCGCTGGATCGTCGAAGGCGAGCGGGTGCTCGGCGGGATCGCCCTGCGGCACGGCTTCGGTGAGTTCGTCCGGCAGTTCGGCCACGTCGGCTACGGCATCCGGCCGTCCGCGCGGGGACGCGGGCTGGCGAGCTGGGCGCTGGGCCGGATCCTGGGCGAAGCGCGCACCCTGGGCATGTCCCGCGTCCTGCTGGTCTGCGCGGCGGACAACGTCGCCTCGGCGAGAACCATCGAGCGCAACGGCGGGGTACTCGAAGCGTCGCCGGATCGCCGGGTCCGCCGGTACTGGATCGAAAACTCCTTGTCTTCCGACATGTAG
- a CDS encoding MFS transporter, producing MSTIAPQRARKTALVGLFLSVFLAMLDAQAVATALPRISAEFDGTGAYAWVTTAYLLAGSVTAPLYGKLGDVHGRKRVLLGALALFLLGSLACGLAPSAAWLIAGRVLQGAGAGGLFVSVGASLGELFSPREGAKYFGWFSVCFAVASLAGPVAGGFLTGLAGWRSIFLVNLPLGLLAVALLTTLDLPRRRKDAPFDFAGVVLLGVAITGFTLLTPWSAGLGTVAALAFVVVERRAEAPVLPLRLFRDRTFTVSVLLSVLAGFSFLGSVNYIAGYLQADAGPGEGGLRLVPMTIAVALSSVVASKVIARTGAYRWAPRLSMALGLLAVLGLTTLHGLVEILACLVVFGLAAGLNLQVLALATQNTAPPGDRGAVAAAVNLARSLGSALGPVALGFAYTAGAHGVFLALLPVLALALVTAFALPHVPLHR from the coding sequence TTGAGCACCATCGCGCCTCAGCGCGCCCGAAAAACGGCTCTCGTGGGCCTGTTCCTGTCCGTTTTCCTCGCGATGCTCGACGCCCAGGCCGTCGCCACCGCGCTTCCCCGGATCTCCGCCGAATTCGACGGGACCGGCGCCTACGCCTGGGTCACCACCGCCTACCTGCTCGCCGGCAGCGTCACCGCTCCCCTGTACGGGAAGCTCGGGGACGTCCACGGCCGCAAACGCGTGCTCCTGGGCGCGCTCGCCCTCTTCCTGCTCGGTTCGCTCGCCTGCGGCCTGGCGCCGTCGGCCGCATGGCTCATCGCCGGGCGGGTGCTGCAGGGCGCCGGTGCCGGCGGTCTCTTCGTCTCCGTCGGCGCTTCGCTCGGCGAGCTCTTCTCGCCCCGCGAAGGTGCGAAGTACTTCGGGTGGTTCTCGGTCTGCTTCGCCGTCGCCTCCCTCGCCGGGCCGGTCGCGGGCGGTTTCCTGACCGGGCTCGCCGGGTGGCGGTCGATCTTCCTCGTCAACCTGCCGCTCGGGCTGCTCGCCGTCGCCCTCCTCACGACCCTCGACCTACCTCGACGGCGGAAAGACGCGCCGTTCGACTTCGCGGGCGTCGTCCTCCTCGGCGTCGCGATCACCGGGTTCACCCTGCTCACGCCGTGGTCGGCCGGGCTCGGGACGGTCGCGGCCCTCGCGTTCGTGGTGGTCGAACGCCGGGCCGAAGCGCCCGTGCTCCCGCTCAGGCTCTTCCGCGACCGGACCTTCACCGTGTCCGTGCTGCTCAGTGTGCTCGCCGGGTTCTCGTTCCTCGGCTCGGTCAACTACATCGCCGGCTACCTGCAGGCCGACGCCGGCCCCGGGGAAGGCGGGCTGCGGCTGGTCCCGATGACCATCGCCGTCGCGCTTTCCTCCGTCGTCGCGAGCAAGGTCATCGCCCGCACCGGCGCCTACCGGTGGGCGCCGCGGCTCAGCATGGCGCTCGGCCTGCTCGCGGTGCTCGGACTGACGACGCTGCACGGGCTCGTCGAAATCCTGGCCTGCCTGGTCGTCTTCGGCCTCGCGGCCGGCCTCAACCTCCAGGTGCTGGCGCTGGCCACGCAGAACACCGCGCCACCGGGCGATCGCGGCGCGGTCGCCGCCGCGGTCAACCTCGCCCGCTCGCTCGGCTCCGCGCTCGGGCCGGTCGCGCTCGGCTTCGCCTACACCGCGGGCGCGCACGGCGTTTTCCTCGCCCTGCTGCCCGTCCTCGCGCTCGCCCTCGTCACGGCGTTCGCGCTCCCCCACGTCCCGCTCCACCGCTAG
- a CDS encoding response regulator transcription factor, whose translation MGLRVLVVDDHPLFRFGVVTLLGNEPGIEVVGEAASGANAVDAAAALRPDVVVMDLHLPDLSGIQAARHIVTANPDTGVLMLTMADESESVFAAMRAGARGYLLKDAEPDEILRAVRSVARREAIFGPDIANRVLGFFSQSAPASEPVFPELTTREREVLELIAAGHSNGVIANTLCLSPKTVRNHISNVFAKLHVTDRAEAIVRARDAGLGRS comes from the coding sequence ATGGGCCTGCGCGTCCTGGTCGTGGACGACCACCCGCTGTTCCGGTTCGGCGTGGTGACGCTGCTGGGGAACGAACCGGGGATCGAGGTCGTCGGCGAGGCCGCCAGCGGCGCGAACGCGGTCGACGCCGCCGCCGCGCTGCGGCCCGACGTCGTCGTCATGGACCTGCACCTGCCCGACCTCTCCGGGATCCAAGCGGCCCGGCACATCGTGACGGCCAACCCGGACACCGGCGTGCTGATGCTGACGATGGCCGACGAAAGCGAGTCGGTCTTCGCGGCGATGCGCGCCGGTGCCCGGGGCTACCTGCTCAAGGACGCCGAGCCGGACGAGATCCTGCGGGCAGTGCGCTCCGTCGCCCGGCGCGAAGCCATCTTCGGGCCGGACATCGCCAACCGCGTGCTCGGCTTCTTCAGCCAGTCCGCGCCCGCGAGCGAACCGGTGTTCCCGGAGCTGACCACGCGCGAGCGCGAGGTGCTGGAGCTGATCGCGGCCGGGCACAGCAACGGCGTCATCGCGAACACCCTGTGCCTGAGCCCGAAGACCGTCCGGAACCACATTTCCAACGTCTTCGCCAAGCTGCACGTCACCGACCGCGCCGAGGCGATCGTCCGGGCCAGGGACGCGGGCCTCGGCCGGTCCTGA
- a CDS encoding NAD(P)H-binding protein, producing MIFVLGATGKVGRALVPALLDAGAAVRALTRDPAKARIDPRAEVVQGDLDTGDLPALLAGSDRVFVLTQGHSADREAAVARAAAEAGATHLVKLSTTGVHFGQPDPITRAHAEAEQAIREAGPSWTILRPGAFMDNRFAWRGSIRGENAVYVPEGDPASALVHVRDIAAVATLALTTSDHEGATYELTGGEALTTREQVALLSEAVGRPIEYVEEPRSAARARMMREYGWPAQAVDGFFALKEASAGHEHVVFDTVERVLGRPPLNFAKWARENAAAFPYPYRG from the coding sequence ATGATCTTCGTACTCGGCGCCACCGGCAAGGTCGGCCGCGCCCTCGTCCCCGCCCTCCTCGACGCCGGCGCCGCCGTCCGCGCCCTGACCCGCGACCCGGCGAAGGCCCGGATCGACCCGCGCGCCGAAGTCGTCCAGGGCGACCTGGACACCGGGGACCTGCCCGCGCTGCTCGCCGGTTCGGACCGCGTGTTCGTGCTGACCCAGGGGCACAGCGCCGACAGGGAAGCGGCGGTCGCCCGGGCGGCCGCCGAGGCCGGGGCCACCCACCTCGTCAAGCTGTCCACCACCGGTGTCCACTTCGGACAGCCGGACCCGATCACGCGCGCCCACGCCGAAGCCGAGCAAGCGATCCGCGAAGCCGGGCCGTCCTGGACGATCCTGCGACCCGGCGCCTTCATGGACAACCGGTTCGCCTGGCGCGGCTCCATCCGCGGGGAGAACGCCGTGTACGTACCCGAAGGCGATCCGGCTTCCGCGCTGGTGCACGTCCGGGACATCGCCGCGGTCGCGACCCTCGCCCTCACGACGTCGGACCACGAAGGCGCGACCTACGAACTCACCGGCGGCGAAGCCCTCACCACCCGGGAACAGGTCGCGCTCCTTTCCGAAGCTGTCGGTCGCCCGATCGAATACGTCGAAGAACCGCGTAGCGCGGCTCGTGCGCGGATGATGCGCGAGTACGGCTGGCCCGCCCAAGCCGTCGACGGTTTCTTCGCGCTCAAGGAGGCGTCCGCCGGGCACGAACACGTCGTTTTCGACACCGTGGAACGCGTGCTCGGCAGGCCGCCGCTGAACTTCGCGAAATGGGCACGTGAGAACGCGGCCGCATTCCCCTACCCTTACAGGGGGTGA
- a CDS encoding response regulator transcription factor yields the protein MFESDRTPVVVRATDPILHNGVCVALRSRDEVRVVDGDAAGPAVVALLVADRLDETMNQLLSALHHQGFTRIVLIAGEVDDNEVLNAVEHGVCAVARRADAGPEVLVRLIKAAAAGEGALPPDLLGRLLNRVSRLQRQVLQPRGLQMGGMSNRETEVLRLVAAGYSTQEIADQLCYSQRTVKSILHDVTNRFQLRNRSHAVAYALREGLI from the coding sequence ATGTTCGAATCCGACAGGACGCCGGTGGTGGTCCGCGCCACCGATCCGATCCTGCACAACGGCGTCTGCGTGGCGCTGCGTTCGCGGGACGAAGTCCGGGTGGTGGACGGGGACGCGGCCGGCCCGGCCGTGGTCGCGCTGCTGGTCGCCGACCGGCTCGACGAGACGATGAACCAGCTGCTGTCCGCGTTGCACCACCAGGGCTTCACCCGCATCGTGCTGATCGCGGGCGAAGTCGACGACAACGAGGTCCTGAACGCCGTCGAGCACGGCGTCTGCGCGGTCGCCCGCCGCGCCGACGCCGGACCGGAGGTGCTCGTCCGGCTGATCAAGGCGGCCGCGGCGGGCGAGGGCGCCCTGCCGCCGGACCTGCTCGGCCGGCTGCTGAACCGCGTTTCCCGCCTGCAGCGCCAGGTCCTCCAGCCACGCGGCCTGCAGATGGGTGGCATGAGCAACCGGGAGACGGAGGTGCTCCGGTTGGTGGCGGCCGGGTATTCGACGCAGGAGATCGCCGACCAGCTGTGCTACTCGCAGCGCACGGTGAAGAGCATCCTGCACGACGTGACCAACCGCTTCCAGCTGCGCAACCGGTCGCACGCGGTGGCGTACGCGCTGCGGGAAGGGTTGATCTGA
- a CDS encoding response regulator transcription factor, whose product MVLLAEDDPAIAEPLSRALEREGYEIHVVTDGPSVLNATAAQRVDLLVLDLGLPGMDGLEVCRRLRANGTELPVLMLTARTDEVDFVVGLDAGADDYVAKPFRLAELLARIRALLRRRVPEVLEAGGVRMDVGARLVTVDLHEVQLANKEFELLRVLMSRAGQVVSRDEILAEVWNDLESKTSKTLDMHMSWLRRKLSIAADEAAGRTSKAHDGERRIATVRGVGFRFNAE is encoded by the coding sequence ATGGTCCTACTTGCCGAAGACGATCCGGCCATCGCCGAACCGCTCTCCCGCGCCCTCGAACGCGAGGGATACGAGATCCACGTCGTCACCGACGGTCCTTCGGTCCTCAACGCCACCGCCGCCCAGCGCGTCGACCTGCTCGTGCTGGACCTCGGCCTGCCGGGGATGGACGGCCTGGAGGTGTGCCGGCGGCTGCGCGCCAACGGCACCGAGCTGCCCGTCCTGATGCTCACCGCGCGCACCGACGAGGTCGACTTCGTCGTCGGCCTGGACGCGGGGGCCGACGACTACGTCGCCAAGCCGTTCCGGCTCGCCGAGCTGCTGGCCCGGATCCGCGCGCTGCTGCGCCGCCGGGTGCCCGAGGTGCTCGAGGCGGGCGGGGTGCGGATGGACGTCGGCGCCCGGCTGGTCACCGTCGACCTGCACGAGGTGCAGTTGGCGAACAAGGAGTTCGAGCTGCTGCGCGTGCTCATGAGCCGCGCCGGGCAGGTCGTCAGCCGCGACGAGATCCTCGCGGAGGTCTGGAACGACCTCGAGTCGAAGACGTCCAAGACGCTCGACATGCACATGTCGTGGCTGCGGCGGAAGCTCTCCATCGCCGCCGACGAAGCCGCGGGCCGCACCAGCAAGGCCCACGACGGCGAACGGCGGATCGCGACCGTCCGCGGCGTCGGCTTCCGGTTCAACGCCGAATAA